One segment of Mycolicibacterium sp. YH-1 DNA contains the following:
- the ipdE1 gene encoding acyl-CoA dehydrogenase IpdE1, producing MLEVEEFRTEVRQWLADNLVGEYAALKGLGGPGREHEAFEERRAWNQHLAKAGLTCLGWPVEHGGRGLSVAHRVAFYEEYAKADAPDKVNHFGEELLGPTLIAYGTPEQQKRFLPKILDVTELWSQGYSEPGAGSDLANVSTSAELDGDAWVINGQKVWTSLAHWAQWCFVIARTEKGSKRHAGLSYLLVPLDQPGVEIRPIVQLTGDSEFNEVFFDDARTDASLVVGEPGDGWRVAMGTLTFERGVSTLGQQIRYAREHSGLVELAKQTGAIDDPLIRERLTRSWAGLQTMRSYALATMDVEQPGQDNVSKLLWANWHRDLGEIAMDVQGMAGLALVGAEFDEWQRLYLFSRSDTIYGGSNEIQRNIIAERVLGLPREVKG from the coding sequence ATGTTGGAAGTCGAGGAGTTCCGGACCGAGGTCCGGCAATGGCTCGCCGACAACCTGGTCGGTGAGTACGCGGCACTCAAGGGTCTCGGTGGGCCCGGACGTGAGCACGAGGCGTTCGAGGAACGGCGCGCCTGGAACCAGCATCTCGCGAAGGCGGGGCTGACGTGTCTGGGCTGGCCGGTGGAACACGGCGGTCGTGGGCTGTCGGTGGCGCACCGTGTTGCGTTCTACGAGGAGTACGCCAAGGCCGACGCGCCGGACAAGGTCAATCACTTCGGTGAGGAACTCCTGGGTCCGACGCTGATCGCCTACGGCACACCCGAACAGCAGAAGCGCTTCCTGCCCAAAATCCTCGACGTCACCGAGCTGTGGTCGCAGGGCTACTCCGAGCCGGGTGCGGGCAGTGACCTCGCCAACGTCTCGACGTCGGCCGAACTCGACGGCGATGCCTGGGTGATCAACGGGCAGAAGGTGTGGACGTCACTCGCGCACTGGGCGCAGTGGTGCTTCGTCATCGCCCGTACCGAGAAGGGCTCCAAGCGCCACGCCGGACTGTCGTATCTGCTGGTGCCGCTGGATCAGCCGGGAGTGGAGATCCGCCCGATCGTCCAGCTGACCGGAGACTCGGAGTTCAACGAGGTCTTCTTCGACGACGCCCGCACCGACGCATCTCTCGTGGTGGGGGAGCCGGGCGACGGTTGGCGGGTTGCCATGGGCACCCTGACCTTCGAGCGCGGAGTCTCCACGCTCGGCCAGCAGATCCGTTACGCACGTGAGCACTCCGGCCTGGTAGAGCTGGCCAAGCAGACTGGCGCCATCGACGATCCGCTGATCCGGGAGCGACTGACCCGGTCGTGGGCGGGGCTGCAGACCATGCGGTCGTATGCGCTGGCCACGATGGATGTGGAGCAACCGGGTCAAGACAATGTGTCGAAACTGCTGTGGGCCAACTGGCATCGCGATCTCGGGGAGATCGCGATGGACGTTCAGGGGATGGCGGGCCTGGCGCTCGTCGGCGCAGAGTTCGACGAGTGGCAGCGGCTCTACCTCTTCTCCCGCTCGGACACGATCTACGGCGGTTCGAACGAGATTCAGCGAAACATCATCGCCGAGCGCGTGCTCGGCCTGCCACGAGAGGTCAAGGGCTAA
- the ipdF gene encoding (5R,7aS)-5-hydroxy-7a-methyl-1-oxo-2,3,5,6,7,7a-hexahydro-1H-indene-carboxyl-CoA reductase, with translation MSLAVAPKEIDGHGLLKGKVVLVTAAAGTGIGSTTARRALLEGADVVVSDFHERRLGETRDELAGLGLGRVDAVVCDVTSTEAVDALITTAVEKMGRLDVLVNNAGLGGQTPVIDMTDDEWDRVLNVTLTSVMRATRATLRYFRDVEHGGVIVNNASVLGWRAQHSQSHYAAAKAGVMALTRCSAIEAVEYGVRINAVSPSIARHKFLEKTSSSELLDQLASDEAFGRAAEPWEIATTIAFLASDYSSYLTGEVISVSSQRA, from the coding sequence ATGAGTCTGGCGGTTGCGCCCAAGGAGATCGACGGCCACGGATTGCTCAAGGGCAAGGTCGTGCTGGTGACGGCAGCCGCGGGAACCGGCATCGGTTCGACGACCGCACGGCGGGCGCTGCTGGAGGGCGCCGATGTCGTGGTGTCCGATTTCCACGAACGCCGCCTCGGTGAGACGCGCGACGAGCTGGCGGGTCTGGGGCTGGGCCGCGTCGATGCCGTGGTGTGTGACGTGACGTCGACCGAGGCCGTCGACGCCCTGATCACCACCGCGGTGGAGAAGATGGGTCGCCTCGACGTGCTGGTCAACAACGCCGGCCTGGGCGGGCAGACGCCCGTCATCGATATGACCGACGACGAGTGGGACCGCGTCCTCAACGTCACGCTCACCTCGGTCATGCGGGCCACCCGCGCGACGCTGCGCTACTTCCGCGACGTCGAGCACGGCGGTGTCATCGTCAACAACGCCAGTGTGCTGGGTTGGCGCGCACAGCACTCGCAGTCGCACTACGCGGCGGCCAAGGCCGGTGTGATGGCGCTGACTCGCTGCAGCGCAATCGAAGCCGTCGAGTACGGCGTCCGCATCAACGCGGTGTCGCCGAGCATCGCACGGCACAAGTTCCTCGAGAAGACCAGTTCGTCCGAACTTCTCGACCAACTGGCCTCGGACGAGGCGTTCGGCAGGGCCGCCGAACCATGGGAGATCGCGACCACTATCGCGTTTTTGGCCAGTGACTACTCCAGTTACCTGACCGGAGAGGTCATATCGGTATCCAGTCAGCGCGCGTGA
- a CDS encoding response regulator transcription factor, producing the protein MKRILVVDDEPTILAAVAARLRAEEFLVDTAVDGPSAVAKAAATDPDLVVLDVMLPGFDGLEVCRRIHAVRPTPVLMLTARSDETDMLVGLGIGADDYLTKPFSMRELVARVRVLLRRADRTSETSPVSVGEYRIDVQARRVHRADEEIHLTKLEFDVLAFLAGRPRAAVPRETLLEHVWGWASGVETRTVDSHVKALRRKLGAELIRTVHGVGYALEPPR; encoded by the coding sequence GTGAAGCGAATCCTGGTGGTCGACGACGAGCCGACCATCCTGGCCGCGGTGGCCGCTCGCCTTCGTGCCGAGGAATTCCTGGTGGATACCGCCGTCGACGGACCGTCGGCGGTAGCGAAGGCTGCGGCGACCGATCCCGATCTGGTGGTGCTCGACGTCATGCTGCCCGGTTTCGACGGGTTGGAGGTATGCCGACGAATCCACGCCGTGCGCCCGACGCCGGTACTGATGCTCACGGCCCGCAGCGACGAGACGGACATGCTGGTGGGCCTGGGCATAGGGGCCGACGACTACCTGACCAAACCCTTCAGCATGCGCGAACTCGTCGCGCGCGTTCGTGTGCTGCTGCGCCGCGCGGATCGGACGAGCGAGACATCACCGGTCTCGGTCGGTGAGTACCGAATCGACGTGCAGGCGCGTCGTGTTCACCGGGCCGATGAGGAAATCCACCTCACCAAGCTGGAATTCGACGTGCTGGCCTTCCTCGCGGGGAGGCCGAGGGCCGCGGTGCCCCGTGAGACGCTCCTGGAGCACGTCTGGGGCTGGGCCTCGGGGGTGGAGACCCGCACGGTGGACAGCCACGTGAAGGCATTGCGGCGCAAGCTCGGAGCGGAACTCATCCGCACGGTGCACGGCGTCGGCTACGCGCTGGAGCCGCCACGATGA
- a CDS encoding HAMP domain-containing sensor histidine kinase yields MSRLAAVWDRLPRPLDPFASFKVKMGLLVVSAITLIALTFQIGAGWQLRYTLLAALVVSLVFTQFLAHGMTSPLRQMTAAARAMARGDYSVRVRATSRDEVGQLATAYNQMAADLGAADEYRRGLIANVSHELRTPIAALHALLENVVDGVDKPDAKTMRLALSQTERLGELVTNLLDLSRLEGGAIPLQQGPFRVSDFLGEAIAHVAVSTPDVEIVVRVSPPTLIAVADPARLRQVVVNLVDNAIRHSPAGGRVSVDASAATLTGLRLEVCDEGPGIPAVERERLFQRFTRGATSAGGTGLGLAIARWAAELHGGAVEVMDTSTGCRIAVTIPQTAEEFT; encoded by the coding sequence ATGAGCCGGCTCGCCGCCGTGTGGGACCGGCTGCCGCGCCCGTTGGACCCGTTCGCCTCGTTCAAGGTCAAGATGGGTCTGCTGGTTGTCAGCGCCATCACCCTGATCGCGCTCACGTTCCAGATCGGCGCGGGGTGGCAGCTCCGATACACGCTGCTCGCCGCGCTGGTCGTCTCGCTCGTCTTCACTCAGTTTCTCGCGCACGGGATGACCTCCCCGCTGCGTCAGATGACCGCGGCAGCCCGTGCCATGGCGCGGGGTGACTACAGCGTGCGTGTGCGCGCCACGTCCAGGGACGAGGTGGGACAGCTGGCTACGGCCTACAACCAGATGGCGGCCGATCTCGGTGCCGCGGACGAGTACCGGCGCGGGCTCATCGCCAATGTCTCCCACGAACTCCGGACCCCCATCGCGGCGCTGCACGCGCTGCTGGAGAACGTCGTCGACGGCGTCGACAAACCGGATGCCAAAACCATGCGGTTGGCGTTGTCGCAGACCGAGCGACTCGGCGAGCTGGTGACCAACCTGCTTGACCTCTCGCGGCTCGAAGGCGGTGCGATCCCGCTGCAGCAGGGCCCATTCCGAGTCAGCGACTTTCTCGGCGAGGCGATCGCGCACGTCGCCGTGTCGACACCCGATGTCGAGATAGTCGTACGGGTGTCGCCGCCGACCCTGATCGCCGTCGCGGACCCGGCGCGGCTTCGGCAGGTCGTCGTCAACCTGGTAGACAACGCGATTCGGCACAGTCCAGCCGGGGGCCGCGTGTCGGTCGACGCGAGTGCCGCCACCCTCACGGGACTGCGCCTGGAGGTGTGCGACGAGGGCCCGGGCATACCGGCTGTCGAGCGCGAACGGTTGTTCCAGCGCTTCACCCGTGGTGCGACGTCGGCGGGAGGCACAGGCCTCGGGTTGGCGATCGCTCGGTGGGCGGCCGAACTGCACGGTGGCGCAGTCGAAGTCATGGACACCAGTACAGGCTGCCGCATAGCGGTCACCATCCCCCAGACGGCGGAGGAGTTCACATGA
- a CDS encoding DUF4153 domain-containing protein, producing the protein MTVTVPGAHMPPPVLGPTRPGYGEPGWTVWPHRVWPLDSLAQAPRRVVVSALVVGVLGTAVWRPTVLSIGYLVAGLMVFAVVYGTGERRPTRGEWLGMGLTLALLSVPALLAAEWLGVLCIMAAWLVGWCTLVGGRTWTSVFMAPFVPLLLPARLTGWVRRAAPALVPHAVGGVKLARFGAVIAITVTLVLVFGGLLTAADPAFAHLVDNVVPALDLDGLVGRVLVFALAAALVLGGGYVMRFAPRLDAVAPAPMRSVPRWEWAVPLGVLDALFVAFVAVQATVLFGGHRHVVETEGLTYAEYARQGFWQLLWVSALTLLVISVVIRVAARVTAADRRALRVLVGTTCATSVVVVISAIHRMWLYQEAYGFSVQRLVVITIELWLGAVFVLIALAGVGMTARWLPRAVLVSGAVALLGLAAINPERLIAERNIDRYAQTGQLDASYLLSLSSDAEPALARLPEPMPQCADYRADAPDAWYEFNLSRWRASGADPATATCPQYVE; encoded by the coding sequence ATGACCGTGACGGTTCCTGGCGCGCACATGCCGCCACCAGTGCTTGGCCCGACCCGCCCCGGGTACGGCGAGCCGGGCTGGACCGTCTGGCCGCACCGCGTGTGGCCACTCGATTCTCTGGCACAAGCGCCTCGGCGGGTCGTCGTGTCCGCCCTCGTGGTCGGTGTACTCGGCACCGCGGTGTGGCGGCCGACGGTGCTGAGCATCGGATACCTCGTCGCCGGCCTGATGGTCTTCGCTGTGGTCTACGGCACCGGTGAGCGTCGACCCACCCGCGGTGAGTGGCTGGGAATGGGACTGACGTTGGCGCTGCTCTCGGTTCCGGCGCTGCTCGCCGCGGAGTGGCTCGGCGTGCTCTGCATCATGGCGGCGTGGCTCGTCGGTTGGTGCACGCTGGTCGGAGGTCGCACCTGGACATCGGTGTTCATGGCGCCGTTCGTGCCGCTGCTGCTTCCCGCGCGGTTGACCGGCTGGGTTCGGCGTGCGGCACCCGCGTTGGTGCCGCACGCGGTGGGCGGTGTGAAGCTGGCCCGCTTCGGGGCCGTCATCGCGATCACGGTGACGCTGGTGCTGGTGTTCGGTGGTCTACTCACCGCCGCGGACCCGGCGTTCGCGCACCTTGTCGACAACGTGGTTCCCGCGCTGGACCTCGACGGCCTCGTCGGCCGCGTTCTGGTGTTCGCACTCGCGGCGGCCCTCGTGCTCGGTGGTGGCTATGTGATGCGCTTCGCACCGCGGCTGGACGCCGTGGCGCCCGCGCCGATGCGGTCCGTGCCGAGGTGGGAGTGGGCGGTGCCGCTGGGCGTGCTCGACGCGTTGTTCGTGGCGTTTGTCGCCGTGCAGGCGACGGTCCTCTTCGGAGGCCACCGCCACGTCGTCGAAACCGAGGGACTGACGTACGCCGAGTACGCGCGGCAGGGGTTCTGGCAGCTGCTCTGGGTATCGGCGTTGACGCTGCTGGTGATCAGCGTCGTCATCCGGGTCGCCGCTCGCGTCACCGCTGCGGATCGGCGGGCGCTGCGGGTGCTGGTGGGAACGACGTGCGCCACCTCGGTGGTCGTGGTGATCTCGGCGATCCACCGGATGTGGCTCTATCAGGAGGCCTACGGCTTCAGCGTGCAGCGGCTCGTGGTCATCACCATCGAGTTGTGGCTCGGCGCGGTGTTCGTGCTGATTGCACTGGCAGGCGTCGGCATGACGGCGCGTTGGCTGCCGCGCGCGGTCCTGGTGTCCGGTGCCGTTGCGCTGCTCGGCCTGGCGGCGATCAACCCGGAGCGGCTGATCGCCGAGCGCAACATAGACCGCTATGCGCAGACGGGGCAGCTGGACGCCTCGTACCTGCTGTCGCTGTCATCGGATGCCGAGCCCGCGTTGGCCCGGCTGCCCGAACCGATGCCGCAGTGCGCGGACTATCGCGCTGACGCGCCGGACGCGTGGTACGAGTTCAACCTGTCGCGGTGGCGCGCCAGTGGTGCTGACCCGGCGACCGCCACCTGCCCGCAGTACGTCGAGTAG
- a CDS encoding sugar kinase, which translates to MTQRIPSLVTVGETMGLLASPSPGPLRHQSHLALSIGGAESNVAIGVARLGIRSTWISRLGADAIGELIERELSAEHVRVVACREPSRPTGLMIKNRHSITHTEVLYYRSTSAAAALTPADIDESALDGATNVHLSGITPALSESCRATVEHVLALAHARDISISFDVNYRSALWDRQTAAEVLTPILGQADIVFAGLDEAHMFTGTRDLRATCEAMTSLARGYAVVKLGEAGAAASVGGEFHRQDPHQITSVDTVGAGDAFVAGYLAHTMTGHTVPESLAAAAVCGALACTVPGDWQGAPTTADLVRALSPAADPVRR; encoded by the coding sequence ATGACGCAACGCATTCCGTCTCTCGTCACCGTCGGCGAGACAATGGGTCTGCTCGCCTCCCCCTCCCCCGGCCCCCTGCGACACCAAAGCCATCTGGCCCTGTCCATCGGCGGTGCCGAGTCGAACGTGGCGATCGGGGTTGCTCGCCTGGGGATACGCTCGACCTGGATATCGAGGCTGGGCGCAGACGCCATCGGCGAACTCATCGAGCGCGAACTGTCAGCTGAGCACGTTCGTGTCGTCGCGTGCCGAGAGCCGAGCCGACCCACCGGCCTGATGATCAAGAACCGGCATTCGATCACGCACACCGAAGTGCTCTACTACCGCTCGACAAGCGCAGCGGCCGCGCTCACGCCAGCTGATATTGATGAGAGCGCGCTCGACGGCGCCACAAATGTCCACCTCTCCGGGATCACACCGGCGCTGAGCGAGAGTTGCCGCGCCACGGTCGAGCACGTCCTCGCGCTTGCCCACGCTCGCGACATCTCCATATCGTTCGACGTCAATTACCGCAGCGCACTGTGGGATCGGCAGACCGCAGCCGAGGTCCTCACACCGATACTGGGCCAGGCCGATATCGTCTTCGCCGGCCTCGACGAGGCCCACATGTTCACCGGCACCCGGGATCTACGCGCAACGTGCGAGGCAATGACGTCGCTCGCCCGCGGCTACGCGGTGGTCAAGCTGGGCGAGGCGGGGGCGGCAGCATCGGTCGGCGGTGAGTTCCACCGCCAAGACCCGCACCAGATCACCTCAGTCGACACCGTCGGCGCCGGAGACGCTTTCGTCGCCGGATATCTCGCGCACACCATGACCGGTCATACCGTCCCGGAGAGCTTGGCGGCAGCGGCAGTGTGCGGAGCCCTCGCCTGTACTGTGCCCGGCGACTGGCAGGGCGCTCCGACAACCGCCGATCTCGTGCGCGCCTTGTCGCCGGCCGCTGACCCGGTCCGCCGGTGA